In Helicobacter ibis, a genomic segment contains:
- a CDS encoding restriction endonuclease subunit S: MNLDELQIIPKELAVDKIVQNNDILFAMSSGIKNIVGKNILLNNLNDFTFGAFCGLFRISNLNICHKFIAYYLRSDFYKKYIFNISKGSNINNLRFADLEKLQIFMPQDIKEQEQIAKHLDSIFSKIKKLKELYNTQLKDYEELKKSLLDKAFSGRL; encoded by the coding sequence TTGAATTTAGATGAGCTACAAATAATTCCTAAAGAATTAGCAGTTGATAAGATTGTTCAAAATAATGATATATTATTTGCAATGAGTAGTGGCATTAAGAATATCGTAGGTAAAAATATACTTTTAAACAATTTAAATGATTTTACTTTTGGGGCTTTTTGTGGATTGTTTAGAATTAGTAATTTAAATATTTGTCATAAATTTATAGCTTATTATTTAAGAAGTGATTTTTATAAAAAATATATTTTTAATATTTCTAAAGGTTCTAATATAAATAATTTAAGATTTGCGGATTTAGAAAAATTGCAAATCTTTATGCCACAAGATATAAAAGAGCAAGAGCAAATTGCAAAGCATTTAGATTCTATCTTCTCTAAAATAAAAAAGTTAAAAGAGCTTTATAACACACAATTAAAAGACTATGAAGAATTAAAGAAATCCTTGCTGGATAAGGCTTTTAGTGGAAGGTTATAA